One Panicum virgatum strain AP13 chromosome 9K, P.virgatum_v5, whole genome shotgun sequence genomic region harbors:
- the LOC120649837 gene encoding cyclin-H1-1-like isoform X2: protein MADFRTSSHRERWIFQPHDLTERWAAANQRAAETLAQYGTTRLKVGPLDGSVHSPDHVEGSSDVKPLSYEEEQLARVFYEQKIQEVCAAFKFPHKIQATAIIYFKRFYLQWSVMEHHPKHIMLTCVYTSCKVEENHVSAEELGKGIQQDHQIILDNEMILLKTLDFDLIVYAPYRSIEGFVDDLEGFCRQDNSALQRLKELHQTAISYADKMMLTDAPLLYTPGQLALAALHKSNDILKVFNFERYLETIFSRQHSDCTVEQFVQSIKSIHYLVDQLKIPTVKDMRHVDRKLKHCWDRSSHDEHKKKEKKSKHKLKRTSTDAQL, encoded by the exons ATGGCGGATTTCCGGACCTCCTCGCATCGGGAGAGGTGGATCTTCCAGCCGCACGATCTG ACGGAGAGGTGGGCGGCGGCAAACCAACGGGCCGCGGAGACCCTCGCGCAG TATGGGACGACGCGGCTGAAGGTGGGCCCGCTTGATGGCTCGGTCCATTCGCCGGATCATG TTGAGGGTAGCTCGGATGTAAAGCCTCTGTCTTATGAAGAGGAGCAATTGGCACGAGTATTTTACGAGCAGAAGATTCAAGAAGTATGTGCAGCATTCAAATTCCCTCACAAAATCCAG GCTACAGCTATAATATATTTCAAGAGATTCTATCTACAGTGGTCTGTTATGGAGCATCACCCAAAGCATATTAT GTTAACATGTGTATACACTTCTTGCAAAGTGGAAGAAAACCATGTTTCTGCTGAGGAACTTGGTAAAGGAATTCAGCAGGACCACCAGATCATTCTAGATAATGAGATGATCCTTCTTAAG ACCTTAGATTTTGATCTCATTGTTTATGCACCATATCGATCTATTGAAGGATTTGTTGATGACCTGGAA ggTTTCTGCAGGCAAGATAACAGTGCATTACAGCGTTTGAAG gagttgcatcaaacCGCGATATCCTATGCTGACAAAATGATGTTAACCGATGCTCCTCTTCTCTATACTCCAGGGCAG TTGGCACTGGCTGCTTTGCACAAGTCCAATGATATTCTCAAGGTCTTCAATTTTGAAAG ATACTTGGAAACTATCTTCTCAAGGCAACATTCTGATTGTACAGTCGAACAGTTTGTTCAGTCAATCAAATCAATCCATTACTTG GTTGACCAGCTTAAAATACCTACTGTTAAGGATATGAGGCACGTTGACCGCAAGCTGAAACATTGTTGGGATCGAAGCTCGCATGATGA Gcacaagaagaaagagaaaa
- the LOC120649837 gene encoding cyclin-H1-1-like isoform X1, with protein MADFRTSSHRERWIFQPHDLTERWAAANQRAAETLAQYGTTRLKVGPLDGSVHSPDHVEGSSDVKPLSYEEEQLARVFYEQKIQEVCAAFKFPHKIQATAIIYFKRFYLQWSVMEHHPKHIMLTCVYTSCKVEENHVSAEELGKGIQQDHQIILDNEMILLKTLDFDLIVYAPYRSIEGFVDDLEGFCRQDNSALQRLKELHQTAISYADKMMLTDAPLLYTPGQLALAALHKSNDILKVFNFERYLETIFSRQHSDCTVEQFVQSIKSIHYLVDQLKIPTVKDMRHVDRKLKHCWDRSSHDEHKKKEKKSKHKLKRTSTDAQLNG; from the exons ATGGCGGATTTCCGGACCTCCTCGCATCGGGAGAGGTGGATCTTCCAGCCGCACGATCTG ACGGAGAGGTGGGCGGCGGCAAACCAACGGGCCGCGGAGACCCTCGCGCAG TATGGGACGACGCGGCTGAAGGTGGGCCCGCTTGATGGCTCGGTCCATTCGCCGGATCATG TTGAGGGTAGCTCGGATGTAAAGCCTCTGTCTTATGAAGAGGAGCAATTGGCACGAGTATTTTACGAGCAGAAGATTCAAGAAGTATGTGCAGCATTCAAATTCCCTCACAAAATCCAG GCTACAGCTATAATATATTTCAAGAGATTCTATCTACAGTGGTCTGTTATGGAGCATCACCCAAAGCATATTAT GTTAACATGTGTATACACTTCTTGCAAAGTGGAAGAAAACCATGTTTCTGCTGAGGAACTTGGTAAAGGAATTCAGCAGGACCACCAGATCATTCTAGATAATGAGATGATCCTTCTTAAG ACCTTAGATTTTGATCTCATTGTTTATGCACCATATCGATCTATTGAAGGATTTGTTGATGACCTGGAA ggTTTCTGCAGGCAAGATAACAGTGCATTACAGCGTTTGAAG gagttgcatcaaacCGCGATATCCTATGCTGACAAAATGATGTTAACCGATGCTCCTCTTCTCTATACTCCAGGGCAG TTGGCACTGGCTGCTTTGCACAAGTCCAATGATATTCTCAAGGTCTTCAATTTTGAAAG ATACTTGGAAACTATCTTCTCAAGGCAACATTCTGATTGTACAGTCGAACAGTTTGTTCAGTCAATCAAATCAATCCATTACTTG GTTGACCAGCTTAAAATACCTACTGTTAAGGATATGAGGCACGTTGACCGCAAGCTGAAACATTGTTGGGATCGAAGCTCGCATGATGA Gcacaagaagaaagagaaaa
- the LOC120649839 gene encoding magnesium-dependent phosphatase 1-like isoform X2: MGDERVKAEALQILGLFQVLPRLVVFDLDYTLWPFYCECRSKRDSPSLFRHARGIMHALKEKGIDMAIASRSPTPDIAKVFIDKLELQSMFVAQVSKMGVTSVLVENGVNLDMFKLGLNNFATNFAASSRKQDE; the protein is encoded by the exons ATGGGGGACGAGCGGGTGAAGGCGGAGGCGCTGCAGATCCTGGGCCTCTTCCAGGTGCTCCCCCGCCTCGTCGTCTTTGACCTTGACTACACCCTGTGGCCCTTCTACTG CGAGTGCCGGTCGAAGAGGGATTCACCCAGCCTCTTCCGGCATGCCAGGGGCATCATGcacgccctcaaggagaaggggATCGACATGGCGATTGCTTCTCGCTCGCCCACCCCGGACATAGCCAAGGTGTTCATCGACAAGTTGGAGCTCCAGTCCATGTTCGTCGCCCAA GTATCAAAAATGGGAGTAACGAGTGTTCTAGTGGAGAACGGAGTGAACCTCGACATGTTTAAGTTGGGTCTCAATAACTTTGCAACTAACTTTGCCGCTTCCAGCAGAAAGCAAGACGAGTAG
- the LOC120649839 gene encoding magnesium-dependent phosphatase 1-like isoform X1, with protein MGDERVKAEALQILGLFQVLPRLVVFDLDYTLWPFYCECRSKRDSPSLFRHARGIMHALKEKGIDMAIASRSPTPDIAKVFIDKLELQSMFVAQEIFSSWTHKTEHFQKIQRKTGIPYKSMLFFDDEDRNIQTVSKMGVTSVLVENGVNLDMFKLGLNNFATNFAASSRKQDE; from the exons ATGGGGGACGAGCGGGTGAAGGCGGAGGCGCTGCAGATCCTGGGCCTCTTCCAGGTGCTCCCCCGCCTCGTCGTCTTTGACCTTGACTACACCCTGTGGCCCTTCTACTG CGAGTGCCGGTCGAAGAGGGATTCACCCAGCCTCTTCCGGCATGCCAGGGGCATCATGcacgccctcaaggagaaggggATCGACATGGCGATTGCTTCTCGCTCGCCCACCCCGGACATAGCCAAGGTGTTCATCGACAAGTTGGAGCTCCAGTCCATGTTCGTCGCCCAA GAAATATTCTCCAGCTGGACTCACAAGACCGAGCATTTCCAAAAGATCCAGAGGAAAACTGGGATTCCATACAAGTCCATGCTTTTCTTTGATGATGAGGACAGGAATATTCAAACA GTATCAAAAATGGGAGTAACGAGTGTTCTAGTGGAGAACGGAGTGAACCTCGACATGTTTAAGTTGGGTCTCAATAACTTTGCAACTAACTTTGCCGCTTCCAGCAGAAAGCAAGACGAGTAG